A genome region from Dreissena polymorpha isolate Duluth1 chromosome 16, UMN_Dpol_1.0, whole genome shotgun sequence includes the following:
- the LOC127862334 gene encoding uncharacterized protein LOC127862334 has product MDYSITFVANTGIEKYLSKMTHLGIIVHNNRKMPPHGNQNEIFTLEDKYAHVVQLQTCFNQERENISISERPNDEMNLNNDDASTKSDDEIHIRGTCICGFLSGHIVIAFSNQTLALFDQQYRSISHTEISGTCTDICTIRPNEIAIALSNKPDSSDDGSSGDETSEMDTIHQVQLIGLDKGQLIKDMVIHLTHLCIGIASYKDDLYVTSGTALYHYKMTGSLVEKIYEDKSDNRTVWKCAVGLHGDKIFVTNTNKDCLITLAMDGSVLSRLDEIGCHTDIHVTPLGQVLVFRYTQGIIQIDGDGRTIISKYEKISNIDFTVQSVFYNQMTQAIILTEQDDDIACILVFENK; this is encoded by the exons ATGGATTATTCAATAACATTCGTTGCAAACACGGGAATCGAGAAGTACCTATCCAAAATGACTCATCTCGGTATCATTGTGCATAACAACCGAAAAATGCCACCACACGGTAAccaaaatgaaatattcacattagAAGATAAATACGCACATGTTGTACAATTGCAAACATGCTTCAATCAAGAACGTGAAAATATAAGCATTTCTGAACGGCCCAATGATGAAATGAATCTGAATAATGACGACGCGTCGACTAAGTCGGATGATGAAATTCATATTCGAGGTACATGTATTTGCGGTTTTCTTAGCGGTCATATTGTTATTGCTTTTAGTAATCAGACATTGGCGCTATTTGACCAGCAATATCGTTCAATCAGTCATACTGAAATATCTGGGACCTGTACTGATATTTGTACAATCAGGCCAAATGAAATAGCTATTGCGTTATCGAATAAGCCTGATAGTTCTGATGATGGTAGTTCTGGGGATGAAACAAGCGAAATGGACACGATTCACCAGGTTCAACTTATCGGTTTGGACAAAGGGCAACTAATCAAGGACATGGTAATACATCTTACACATTTGTGTATTGGAATTGCCAGCTACAAGGATGATTTGTACGTTACTTCAGGCACCGCATTGTATCATTACAAAATGACTGGGTCACTGGTTGAAAAGATTTACGAGGATAAATCGGACAATCGTACAG tttggAAGTGCGCAGTTGGCCTCCATGGCGACAAGATCTtcgtaacaaacacaaataaagacTGTCTTATCACATTAGCCATGGATGGATCCGTGCTATCGAGATTAGATGAAATAGGTTGCCACACGGATATACATGTTACTCCGTTAGGACAGGTTCTGGTCTTTAGATATACACAAGGAATCATACAGATAGACGGTGATGGGCGGACGATAATTTCCAAATATGAAAAGATTTCTAATATAGACTTTACAGTGCAGTCCGTTTTTTACAATCAGATGACGCAGGCAATCATTTTGACTGAACAAGATGATGATATAGCATGTATTCTTGTGtttgaaaacaaataa